Proteins encoded by one window of Kribbella flavida DSM 17836:
- a CDS encoding acyl-CoA mutase large subunit family protein, which translates to MDAEQIAAGQRRWQQRYDASRRREADFTTLSGTEVAPVYGPPEGVDDPRMERIGWPGEFPFTRGLYPTGYRGRTWTIRQFAGFGNAEDTNARYKMILNGGGGGLSVAFDMPTLMGRDSDDPKALGEVGHCGVAIDSAADMDRLFKDIPLQDVTTSMTISGPAVPAFVMYLVAAERQGADITKLNGTLQTDIFKEYIAQKEWLFPPEPHLRLIGDLMEYCAANIPAYKPLSVSGYHIREAGSTAAQELAFTLADGFGYVELGLSRGLDVDVFAPGLSFFFDSHLDFFEEIAKFRAARRIWARWLRDVYGAKTDKAQWLRFHTQTAGVSLTAQQPVNNVVRTAVEALAAVLGGTNSLHTNALDETLALPTDESAEIALRTQSVLMEEIGVTNVADPLGGSWYVEALTDQLEQQAEEIFTRIREMSPDGTMTGGILRGIEDGWFMAEIADAAFEYQQKLEKGEKKIVGVNTLTDTVAGELEILRVSHEVEIEQCRALAARKAQRDEAQVRRTLTALVEAARGTGSLIEPMLEAARAEATMGEICDVLRDEWGEYREPARF; encoded by the coding sequence ATGGACGCCGAGCAGATCGCGGCCGGCCAGCGCCGGTGGCAGCAGCGGTACGACGCCTCGCGCCGGCGGGAGGCGGACTTCACCACCCTGTCGGGCACCGAGGTGGCACCGGTCTACGGTCCGCCGGAGGGGGTCGACGACCCCCGGATGGAGCGGATCGGCTGGCCGGGCGAGTTCCCGTTCACCCGCGGGCTCTACCCGACCGGGTACCGCGGCCGGACCTGGACGATCCGCCAGTTCGCCGGCTTCGGCAACGCCGAGGACACCAACGCGCGGTACAAGATGATCCTGAACGGTGGGGGCGGCGGCTTGTCGGTCGCCTTCGACATGCCGACCCTGATGGGCCGCGACTCCGACGATCCCAAGGCGCTCGGCGAGGTCGGGCACTGCGGCGTGGCGATCGACTCCGCGGCCGACATGGACCGGCTGTTCAAGGACATCCCGCTGCAGGACGTCACCACCTCGATGACGATCTCCGGGCCCGCGGTGCCGGCCTTCGTGATGTACCTGGTGGCCGCCGAGCGGCAGGGCGCGGACATCACCAAGCTCAACGGCACCCTGCAGACCGACATCTTCAAGGAGTACATCGCTCAGAAGGAGTGGCTGTTCCCGCCGGAACCGCACCTGCGGCTGATCGGCGACCTGATGGAGTACTGCGCGGCGAACATCCCGGCGTACAAGCCGCTGAGCGTCTCCGGCTACCACATCCGTGAAGCCGGGTCGACGGCCGCGCAGGAGCTCGCCTTCACGCTGGCCGACGGCTTCGGGTACGTCGAGCTGGGGCTGAGCCGCGGGCTGGACGTCGACGTGTTCGCGCCCGGGCTGTCGTTCTTCTTCGACAGCCACCTGGACTTCTTCGAGGAGATCGCCAAGTTCCGCGCCGCCCGCCGGATCTGGGCCCGCTGGCTGCGGGACGTGTACGGCGCGAAGACCGACAAGGCGCAGTGGCTGCGGTTCCACACCCAGACCGCCGGGGTCTCGCTGACCGCGCAGCAGCCGGTGAACAACGTGGTCCGGACCGCGGTCGAGGCGCTGGCCGCGGTGCTCGGCGGCACCAACTCGCTGCACACCAACGCGCTCGACGAGACGCTCGCGCTGCCGACCGACGAGTCCGCCGAGATCGCGCTGCGGACCCAGTCGGTGCTGATGGAGGAGATCGGCGTCACCAACGTCGCGGACCCGCTCGGCGGTTCCTGGTACGTCGAGGCGCTGACCGACCAGCTGGAGCAGCAGGCCGAGGAAATCTTCACCCGGATCCGCGAGATGAGCCCGGACGGCACGATGACCGGCGGCATCCTGCGCGGCATCGAGGACGGCTGGTTCATGGCCGAGATCGCCGACGCCGCGTTCGAGTACCAGCAGAAGCTGGAGAAGGGCGAGAAGAAGATCGTCGGCGTGAACACGCTGACCGACACCGTCGCCGGCGAGCTGGAGATCCTCCGGGTCAGCCACGAGGTCGAGATCGAGCAGTGCCGGGCTCTCGCGGCGCGCAAGGCGCAACGCGACGAGGCCCAGGTGCGTCGTACGCTAACCGCGCTGGTCGAGGCGGCCAGGGGGACCGGCAGCTTGATCGAGCCCATGCTGGAGGCGGCGCGTGCGGAGGCGACCATGGGTGAAATCTGTGACGTTCTTCGGGACGAGTGGGGCGAGTACCGAGAGCCCGCCCGCTTCTGA
- a CDS encoding MarR family winged helix-turn-helix transcriptional regulator, translated as MARKRPLPFDPIDEASRQWARRWGAVEQMRAVTSLMRAQQIVIGELDDILRKHNLSFARFEALVLLTFSRRGSLPLGKMGERLQVHPTSVTSIVRRLEAAGLVTRTPHPDDGRAVLCAITPEGRELVERATADLVAADFALRGLTDEQLKVLWSVLEPLRHNAGDF; from the coding sequence ATGGCGAGGAAGAGACCGTTGCCGTTCGACCCGATCGACGAGGCATCGCGGCAGTGGGCGCGGCGCTGGGGCGCGGTCGAGCAGATGCGCGCCGTCACCTCCCTGATGCGGGCCCAGCAGATCGTGATCGGAGAACTGGACGACATCCTGCGCAAGCACAACCTGAGCTTCGCCCGGTTCGAGGCGCTGGTCCTGCTGACCTTCTCCCGGCGCGGCTCGCTCCCGCTGGGCAAGATGGGGGAGCGGCTCCAGGTCCACCCGACGTCGGTCACCTCGATCGTCCGCCGGCTGGAAGCCGCCGGCCTCGTCACCCGGACCCCGCACCCGGACGACGGCCGAGCGGTGCTCTGCGCGATCACTCCTGAGGGTCGCGAACTGGTCGAGCGCGCGACCGCCGACCTGGTCGCCGCCGACTTCGCCCTGCGCGGTCTCACCGACGAGCAGCTGAAGGTCCTCTGGTCGGTGCTGGAACCCCTCCGCCACAACGCCGGCGACTTCTAG
- a CDS encoding maleylpyruvate isomerase family mycothiol-dependent enzyme — MSLPPERASFYLDCLRADSSRLAEVGRIGLAATVPSCPGWTVDTVLRHTATVYLHKIEILRLGRRPDPWPPDLTAHDTFALYDEARAGIVEALEQAGTSLETWTFSPDDHTSGFWFRRMALETAVHRIDAELAHDIATPVDQELAVDGIDELLVLMLGGPWWAEGDTEHPVDATVRITTAGRSWTVDANATSATVTSGTDGPADAEVFGEPTEIFLWLWGRLDQQLVQTAGDDAVVTAFRARVAECTT, encoded by the coding sequence ATGTCGCTACCGCCCGAACGCGCATCCTTCTACCTCGACTGCCTGCGAGCCGACTCGTCCCGCCTCGCCGAGGTCGGCCGGATCGGCCTGGCCGCCACCGTGCCGAGCTGTCCCGGCTGGACCGTCGACACGGTCCTGCGGCACACCGCGACCGTCTACCTGCACAAGATCGAGATCCTCCGCCTGGGCCGTCGGCCCGACCCGTGGCCGCCGGACCTGACCGCCCACGACACCTTCGCCCTGTACGACGAGGCGCGGGCCGGCATCGTCGAGGCGCTCGAGCAGGCCGGCACGTCGCTGGAGACCTGGACCTTCTCCCCCGACGACCACACCTCCGGCTTCTGGTTCCGCCGGATGGCGCTGGAGACCGCCGTGCACCGCATCGACGCCGAGCTGGCCCACGACATCGCCACGCCGGTCGACCAGGAGCTGGCCGTGGACGGTATCGACGAGCTGCTCGTCCTGATGCTCGGCGGTCCGTGGTGGGCGGAGGGCGACACCGAGCACCCGGTCGACGCCACCGTCCGCATCACCACCGCGGGCCGGTCCTGGACGGTCGACGCCAACGCCACCAGCGCCACGGTCACCTCCGGCACCGACGGCCCCGCCGACGCCGAGGTCTTCGGCGAGCCCACCGAGATCTTCCTGTGGCTCTGGGGCCGCCTGGACCAGCAGCTGGTGCAGACCGCGGGCGACGACGCGGTGGTCACGGCCTTCCGCGCCCGGGTGGCGGAGTGCACCACCTGA
- a CDS encoding sugar O-acetyltransferase, with protein MTTLTVPPDFRERVARAIRLTEQLNTLPYDDQPAIRATWSELIGRPVDETFRLIPPVYSDYGINVRVGRDVFVNQGCRFNDFGGIEIGDQVMLGPNVSLISSGHPVAPAQRRSGITAAPIRVERNVWIGASAIILQGVTVGADAVVGAGAVVTRDVPPGALVAGSPARVVRDLY; from the coding sequence ATGACCACCCTGACAGTGCCGCCGGACTTCCGGGAGCGCGTCGCGCGCGCGATCCGGCTGACCGAGCAGCTCAACACCCTTCCGTACGACGACCAGCCCGCGATCCGGGCGACATGGAGCGAGCTCATCGGCCGCCCGGTCGACGAGACCTTCCGCCTGATTCCGCCCGTCTACTCCGACTACGGCATCAACGTCCGGGTCGGCCGCGATGTGTTCGTCAACCAGGGCTGCCGGTTCAACGATTTCGGCGGCATCGAGATCGGCGACCAGGTGATGCTGGGGCCGAACGTCAGCCTGATCAGTTCCGGCCACCCGGTCGCGCCCGCGCAGCGGCGTTCGGGCATCACCGCGGCACCGATCCGGGTCGAGCGCAACGTCTGGATCGGCGCCTCGGCGATCATCCTGCAGGGGGTGACGGTCGGCGCGGACGCCGTCGTGGGTGCCGGCGCGGTGGTCACCCGCGACGTACCGCCGGGAGCGCTGGTGGCCGGTTCACCGGCGCGCGTCGTTCGTGACCTCTACTAG
- a CDS encoding LysR family transcriptional regulator: MELEAVRTFVAAAEAGQFQAAADELGVTQQAVSKRIAALERQLGVLLFARSPRGAQLSIDGQAFLPPARELLRAAERAEASVLAGRRPLRIDVLNRRTAPATALHAFHQSHPGVELDVVTLPDASAGTAVAAVANGTIDATFRAVWDRRQIVPPVRAARVIDDPHQLLVGPRHPLASADQLTLADLAPYRIWMPGLRSDTEWGTYYDQLAAAFSLAIDTAGPSFGVEVLLDELATSADRATFVGEGTRYLWPEAYDLRRLQVVDPTPVYPHSIIWREDNPHPGLAAFLDHLHTARAGAVGREIWVP; the protein is encoded by the coding sequence GTGGAGCTCGAGGCCGTGCGGACGTTCGTGGCGGCAGCCGAAGCAGGCCAGTTCCAGGCCGCGGCCGACGAGCTCGGGGTGACCCAGCAGGCCGTCTCGAAGCGCATTGCGGCGTTGGAGCGCCAGCTCGGCGTTCTGCTGTTCGCGCGATCGCCGCGCGGCGCCCAGTTGAGCATCGACGGGCAGGCGTTCCTGCCGCCCGCGCGTGAACTGCTGCGCGCCGCCGAACGCGCGGAAGCGTCGGTCCTGGCCGGCCGGCGCCCGCTGCGGATCGACGTCCTGAACCGCCGGACCGCACCGGCGACGGCCCTGCACGCCTTCCACCAGTCGCATCCCGGCGTCGAGCTCGACGTGGTCACCTTGCCCGACGCGTCCGCCGGCACCGCCGTGGCAGCCGTGGCCAACGGCACGATCGACGCCACCTTCCGGGCGGTTTGGGACCGGCGCCAGATCGTCCCGCCGGTACGCGCGGCGCGCGTGATCGACGATCCGCACCAGTTGCTCGTCGGCCCCCGGCACCCGCTGGCTTCAGCCGATCAGCTCACGCTCGCCGACCTCGCGCCGTACCGGATCTGGATGCCCGGCCTGCGTTCCGACACCGAGTGGGGCACGTACTACGACCAGCTCGCGGCGGCGTTCTCCCTCGCCATCGACACCGCCGGCCCGAGCTTCGGCGTCGAGGTCCTGCTCGACGAACTCGCCACCTCCGCCGACCGCGCCACCTTCGTCGGCGAGGGCACGCGCTACCTCTGGCCCGAGGCGTACGACCTCCGCCGCCTCCAGGTCGTCGACCCGACCCCGGTCTACCCCCACTCGATCATCTGGCGCGAGGACAACCCCCACCCCGGCTTGGCGGCGTTCCTCGACCATCTGCACACCGCCCGCGCCGGCGCGGTGGGACGCGAGATCTGGGTGCCGTAG
- a CDS encoding PH domain-containing protein, with protein MAGIGLFRIFDPKVRRHLISDEGEVVIDEVRHHWVVFALPMLEVALATGLLITMLWMPMTGAGVVLVIVLVLLGHAFWRFLSEHRDRFVVTNMRVMRIRGVFSQTVATTPIARILDITLQKPIVGRFFGYGHFVFESAAQDQGFREIRFVSRPDDRDLTIQRVIQRTGLRASASVDVVQGDDDDTDDDGTGPIGMDSSQDVTTTVPRQVPAATRVASSSSKSIFNSERANWTDQDRED; from the coding sequence ATGGCCGGAATAGGCCTGTTCCGGATCTTCGACCCGAAGGTCCGGCGCCATCTCATCTCGGACGAAGGCGAAGTCGTCATCGACGAGGTGCGGCACCACTGGGTGGTGTTCGCGTTGCCGATGCTCGAGGTGGCCCTGGCGACGGGTTTGCTGATCACGATGCTGTGGATGCCGATGACCGGCGCCGGGGTGGTGCTGGTGATCGTGCTGGTGCTGCTCGGGCACGCTTTCTGGCGGTTCCTCAGCGAGCACCGGGACCGGTTCGTGGTCACCAACATGCGGGTGATGCGGATCCGGGGCGTGTTCTCCCAGACCGTCGCGACCACGCCGATCGCCCGAATCCTCGACATCACCCTGCAGAAGCCGATCGTCGGCCGGTTCTTCGGTTACGGGCACTTCGTCTTCGAGTCCGCCGCGCAGGACCAGGGTTTCCGTGAGATCAGGTTCGTCAGCCGGCCCGACGACCGTGACCTGACCATCCAGCGCGTCATCCAGCGCACCGGCCTGCGCGCCTCCGCCAGCGTCGACGTCGTGCAAGGCGACGACGACGACACCGACGACGACGGCACCGGCCCGATCGGGATGGACAGCTCCCAGGACGTCACCACCACGGTCCCCCGGCAGGTCCCCGCCGCCACCCGGGTGGCGAGCAGCAGCTCCAAGTCCATCTTCAACAGCGAACGCGCCAACTGGACCGACCAGGACCGCGAGGACTGA
- the meaB gene encoding methylmalonyl Co-A mutase-associated GTPase MeaB: MSRRTAPVAELVERAREGDSRSVARLISLVEDESPLLREVMAALAPHAGQAHIVGITGSPGVGKSTSTSALVSAYRATGKRVGVLAVDPSSPFSGGALLGDRVRMQDHATDAGVFIRSMASRGHLGGLAWTTPQALRVLDAAGFDVVLVETVGVGQSEVEIAGMADTTLVLLAPGMGDGIQAAKAGILEVGDIYVVNKADRDGAQNVTRDLRAMLALAEREPDDWRPPILKTVASRNEGVDEVVAAIEDRLVWMRGSGVLADRRRSRARDEIEAIAMTALRSRFAHLHGDARLDVLAAKVATGATDPYAAADELIAAL; encoded by the coding sequence ATGTCACGACGTACCGCACCGGTCGCCGAACTCGTCGAACGGGCCCGGGAAGGCGACTCCCGGTCCGTCGCCCGGCTGATCTCGCTGGTCGAGGACGAGTCGCCGCTGCTGCGAGAGGTGATGGCCGCGCTCGCGCCGCACGCGGGCCAGGCGCACATCGTCGGCATCACCGGATCGCCCGGGGTGGGCAAGTCGACGTCCACCTCGGCGCTGGTCTCGGCGTACCGGGCGACCGGCAAGCGGGTCGGCGTCCTGGCGGTGGATCCGTCCTCGCCGTTCTCCGGCGGCGCGTTGCTGGGCGACCGGGTGCGGATGCAGGACCACGCGACCGACGCCGGGGTGTTCATCCGGTCGATGGCGTCGCGCGGGCACCTCGGCGGACTGGCCTGGACGACACCGCAGGCCCTGCGGGTGCTCGACGCGGCCGGCTTCGACGTCGTGCTGGTGGAGACCGTCGGGGTCGGGCAGTCCGAGGTGGAGATCGCCGGGATGGCCGACACCACGCTGGTGCTGCTGGCGCCGGGCATGGGGGACGGGATCCAGGCGGCCAAGGCGGGCATTCTCGAGGTCGGCGACATCTACGTGGTGAACAAGGCCGATCGCGACGGCGCCCAGAACGTCACCCGCGACCTGCGGGCGATGCTCGCACTGGCCGAGCGTGAGCCGGACGACTGGCGGCCGCCGATCCTCAAAACCGTTGCCAGCCGCAACGAAGGGGTGGACGAGGTGGTCGCGGCGATCGAGGACCGGCTGGTCTGGATGCGCGGCTCGGGTGTGCTGGCGGACCGGCGCCGGAGCCGGGCCCGGGACGAGATCGAGGCGATCGCGATGACCGCGCTGCGGTCCCGGTTCGCGCACCTGCACGGCGACGCGCGGCTGGACGTGCTGGCGGCCAAGGTGGCGACCGGTGCGACCGACCCGTACGCCGCGGCCGACGAGCTGATCGCGGCGCTCTGA
- a CDS encoding acetyl-CoA C-acetyltransferase translates to MSDSTRSSQLETVIVAGARTPIGRLLGGLKGFTGADLGGFAIKGALDKAGVAPEQVEYVIMGQVLQAGAGQIAARQAAVKAGIPMDVPAITINKVCLSGLNAIALASQLIRAGEYDVVVAGGMESMTNAPHLLPKSREGFKYGDTTLVDSMAYDGLWDAFTDQAMGSLTEQHNTENLELTREEQDQFSARSHQLAAESWKNGVFTDEVVPVEVPQRKGDPLVVDTDEGVRGDTTVESLAKLRPAFGKDGTITAGSASQISDGGCAVVVMSKAKAEELGLSWIAEIGAHGSVAGPDSSLQSQPAKAIVKACSKEGVDPAALDLIEINEAFAAVGIASARELNLDLDKVNVNGGAIALGHPIGMSGARLVLHLALELQRRGGGTGVAALCGGGGQGDALILRVPVRS, encoded by the coding sequence ATGTCTGACTCCACCCGCAGCTCGCAGCTCGAAACCGTCATCGTCGCCGGCGCGCGGACCCCGATCGGGCGGCTGCTCGGTGGCCTCAAGGGCTTCACCGGCGCCGACCTCGGCGGCTTCGCGATCAAGGGCGCGCTGGACAAGGCCGGCGTCGCGCCGGAGCAGGTCGAGTACGTGATCATGGGCCAGGTGCTGCAGGCCGGGGCCGGCCAGATCGCCGCCCGGCAGGCCGCGGTGAAGGCCGGCATCCCGATGGACGTGCCCGCGATCACCATCAACAAGGTCTGCCTGTCCGGCCTGAACGCGATCGCGCTCGCCTCCCAGCTGATCCGGGCCGGCGAGTACGACGTGGTGGTGGCCGGCGGCATGGAGTCGATGACGAACGCGCCGCACCTGCTGCCGAAGTCGCGCGAGGGCTTCAAGTACGGCGACACCACGCTGGTCGACTCGATGGCCTACGACGGCCTCTGGGACGCCTTCACCGACCAGGCGATGGGCTCGCTCACCGAGCAGCACAACACCGAGAACCTCGAGCTCACCCGCGAGGAGCAGGACCAGTTCAGCGCGCGGTCGCACCAGCTCGCCGCGGAGAGCTGGAAGAACGGTGTGTTCACCGACGAGGTGGTTCCGGTCGAGGTGCCGCAGCGCAAGGGCGACCCGCTGGTCGTGGACACCGACGAAGGCGTGCGTGGCGACACCACGGTGGAGTCGCTGGCCAAGCTGCGGCCGGCGTTCGGCAAGGACGGCACGATCACCGCGGGCTCGGCGTCGCAGATCTCCGACGGCGGCTGCGCGGTCGTCGTGATGAGCAAGGCGAAGGCCGAGGAGCTCGGGCTCAGCTGGATCGCCGAGATCGGCGCGCACGGCTCGGTGGCCGGGCCGGACTCGTCCCTGCAGAGTCAGCCGGCGAAGGCGATCGTCAAGGCCTGCTCGAAGGAGGGTGTCGACCCGGCCGCGCTCGACCTGATCGAGATCAACGAGGCGTTCGCCGCGGTCGGTATCGCCAGCGCCCGTGAGTTGAACCTCGACCTCGACAAGGTCAACGTGAACGGCGGCGCGATCGCGCTCGGCCACCCGATCGGTATGTCCGGCGCCCGGCTCGTGCTGCACCTGGCGCTCGAGCTGCAGCGCCGCGGCGGTGGCACCGGTGTGGCCGCGCTCTGCGGTGGCGGCGGTCAGGGCGACGCGCTGATCCTCCGGGTTCCGGTCAGGAGCTGA
- the mce gene encoding methylmalonyl-CoA epimerase codes for MEHLTATQTLFEAIDHVGVAVADFDEAVRFYAETFGMTVAHEEVNEEQGVREAMLSIGDSGSSIQLLAPLSDSSPIAKFLDRNGPGIQQLAYRVRDLDAVSATLRERGAQLLYDEPRRGTAGSRINFIHPKSAGGVLVELVEPAR; via the coding sequence ATGGAGCACCTCACCGCCACCCAGACCCTGTTCGAGGCGATCGACCACGTCGGTGTCGCGGTCGCGGACTTCGACGAGGCCGTCCGGTTCTACGCCGAGACGTTCGGCATGACCGTGGCCCACGAGGAAGTCAACGAGGAGCAGGGCGTTCGCGAGGCGATGCTGTCGATCGGCGACTCCGGGTCGTCGATCCAGCTGCTCGCTCCCCTGTCGGACAGCTCGCCGATCGCCAAGTTCCTGGATCGCAACGGTCCCGGCATCCAGCAGCTCGCCTACCGGGTCCGCGATCTCGACGCGGTGTCCGCGACGCTGCGCGAGCGCGGCGCCCAACTGCTGTACGACGAGCCCCGCCGCGGCACCGCCGGGTCCCGGATCAACTTCATCCACCCGAAGTCGGCCGGCGGTGTGCTGGTGGAACTCGTCGAACCCGCACGCTGA
- a CDS encoding sensor histidine kinase — protein sequence MPTGSASESPHLAPAGFRHDAFVYTDDDDFVRQAVTYVHDGLAAGETVVAVLPEVRNSLLRKELDGVADQVVFLDMTQLGRNPARIIPLWRTLLDQAPDIPLRGLGEPAYPGRTPSELAEAALHELLLDVAFEHTSPFHLRCPYSASLPIRPAEVHVSAAGPARTAAERVFRTPLAAVPAQARQREFGRDDLTEVRYEVNTAAKELGMPAGRIEDIELALHEICTNSVRFGGGQGRLSWWTADGNLVCDVADGGRIDDLLVGRVLPPADGLGGRGVWLAHQLCDLVQIRSGDTGTQVRLHTRLR from the coding sequence GTGCCGACCGGCAGCGCTTCCGAGTCTCCGCACCTCGCACCCGCGGGGTTCCGGCACGACGCCTTCGTCTACACCGATGACGACGACTTCGTCCGGCAGGCGGTCACGTACGTGCACGACGGCCTGGCGGCCGGCGAGACCGTGGTCGCGGTGCTGCCCGAGGTCCGCAACAGCCTGCTGCGCAAGGAGCTGGACGGCGTCGCCGACCAGGTGGTCTTCCTGGACATGACCCAGCTCGGTCGCAACCCGGCGCGCATCATCCCGCTGTGGCGAACCCTGCTCGACCAGGCTCCCGACATCCCGCTGCGCGGTCTCGGCGAACCCGCCTACCCAGGCCGTACGCCGTCCGAGCTCGCCGAGGCGGCGCTGCACGAACTGCTGCTGGACGTGGCGTTCGAGCACACGAGCCCCTTCCACCTCCGCTGCCCGTACTCCGCTTCGCTGCCGATCCGTCCCGCCGAGGTGCATGTCTCCGCCGCCGGCCCGGCTCGCACGGCCGCCGAGCGCGTCTTCCGCACGCCGCTGGCCGCAGTACCGGCGCAGGCGCGGCAGCGGGAGTTCGGGCGAGACGACCTCACCGAGGTCCGGTACGAGGTCAACACGGCGGCCAAGGAGCTGGGCATGCCGGCCGGGCGGATCGAGGACATCGAGCTGGCGCTGCACGAGATCTGCACGAACAGCGTCCGCTTCGGCGGAGGCCAAGGCAGGCTGTCGTGGTGGACCGCTGACGGCAACCTGGTCTGCGACGTCGCCGACGGTGGCCGGATCGACGACCTGCTGGTCGGCCGGGTACTGCCGCCGGCGGACGGCCTCGGCGGCCGGGGTGTCTGGCTGGCCCACCAGCTCTGCGACCTGGTGCAGATCCGGTCCGGTGACACCGGCACCCAGGTCCGCCTGCACACCCGGCTGCGGTGA
- the ccrA gene encoding crotonyl-CoA carboxylase/reductase gives MKQILDAILAGDNATLGGLDVPDHYRGITVHADETAMFEGLETKEKDPRKSLHLDDVPTPELGPGEALVAVMASAINYNTVWTSIFEPVSTFSFLKRYGKLSPLTARHDLPYHVVGSDLAGVVLRTGPGVNAWKPGDEVVAHCLSVELESPDGHNDTMLDSEQRIWGFETNFGGLAELALVKSNQLMPKPAHLTWEEAASPGLVNSTAYRQLVSANGANLKQGDVVLIWGASGGLGSYATQFALNGGAVPVCVVSSPEKAEICRAMGAELIIDRSAEDYRFWRDEQTQDPTEWKRLGAKIRELTGGDDPDIVFEHPGRETFGASVYVARRGGTIVTCASTSGFLHEYDNRYLWMNLKRIVGSHFANYREAWEANRLIAKGMVHPTVSRVYPLEETGQAAYDVHRNLHQGKVGVLTLAPAEGLGVRDEELRAKHLDRINRFRDR, from the coding sequence GTGAAGCAGATCCTCGACGCGATCCTCGCCGGTGACAACGCCACCCTCGGGGGGCTCGACGTTCCCGACCACTACCGCGGCATCACCGTGCACGCCGACGAGACCGCGATGTTCGAGGGGCTCGAGACCAAGGAGAAGGACCCGCGCAAGAGCCTGCACCTGGACGACGTCCCGACGCCGGAGCTCGGCCCGGGCGAGGCGCTGGTGGCGGTGATGGCCAGTGCGATCAACTACAACACCGTCTGGACCTCGATCTTCGAGCCGGTCTCGACGTTCTCCTTCCTCAAGCGGTACGGCAAGCTTTCCCCGCTGACCGCCCGGCACGACCTGCCGTACCACGTGGTCGGCTCCGACCTGGCCGGTGTCGTGCTGCGCACCGGCCCCGGTGTGAACGCGTGGAAGCCCGGCGACGAGGTCGTCGCGCACTGTCTGTCGGTCGAGCTGGAGTCTCCCGACGGCCACAACGACACGATGCTCGACTCCGAGCAGCGCATCTGGGGCTTCGAGACCAACTTCGGCGGCCTGGCCGAGCTCGCTCTGGTCAAGTCCAACCAGCTGATGCCGAAGCCGGCCCACCTGACCTGGGAAGAGGCCGCGAGTCCCGGGCTGGTGAACAGTACGGCGTACCGGCAGCTCGTCTCGGCCAACGGCGCCAACCTGAAGCAGGGTGACGTGGTGCTGATCTGGGGCGCGTCGGGGGGCCTCGGCTCGTACGCGACCCAGTTCGCGCTCAACGGCGGCGCGGTGCCGGTCTGCGTGGTCTCGTCGCCGGAGAAGGCCGAGATCTGCCGCGCGATGGGCGCCGAGCTGATCATCGACCGCTCGGCGGAGGACTACCGGTTCTGGCGCGACGAGCAGACCCAGGACCCCACGGAGTGGAAGCGGCTCGGCGCGAAGATCCGCGAACTGACCGGCGGCGACGACCCCGACATCGTGTTCGAGCACCCCGGCCGGGAGACCTTCGGGGCGTCGGTCTACGTCGCCCGCCGCGGCGGCACGATCGTCACCTGCGCGTCGACGTCGGGCTTCCTGCACGAGTACGACAACCGGTACCTGTGGATGAACCTCAAGCGGATCGTCGGGTCGCACTTCGCCAACTACCGCGAGGCGTGGGAGGCCAACCGGCTGATCGCGAAGGGCATGGTGCACCCGACGGTGAGCCGGGTGTACCCGCTGGAGGAGACCGGCCAGGCGGCGTACGACGTGCACCGCAACCTGCACCAGGGCAAGGTCGGGGTGCTGACGCTGGCGCCGGCCGAAGGACTGGGCGTGCGGGACGAGGAGCTGCGCGCGAAGCACCTGGACCGGATCAACCGGTTCCGCGACCGGTAG